GTGGATGTAAAACTTCTGACAAAATGGGATGGAGGATTTGGTGTAGAGGCAATGATCTCAAAACCTAACTTTCAAAGCAGAAGTATTTTTCcagaaaatttaattgcaaTTGAGTTGCGTAAACTTATGGTTAAATTCAACAAACCAATTTACGTTGGTATGGCCATTCTAGACATATCAAAAACATGTTTGTACAAATTCCACTACGATTATATGTATCCATTACACCAACGAAAttgtaaaattatgtataccgacacagacagtttaatttattatattcaatgTGAAGATGTTTATGAGATGATGAAACGTGATATCCATAGATTCGACACCAGCGATTATCCAGTAGACAATGTATATGGTATTCCGCTTGTCAATAAGAAAGTGCCTGATTTGACGAAAGATGAAAACAGTGGTTCAATAATGACTGAATTCATTGGACTTAGAGCAAAGATGTATGCTTTGAAAGTGTTTGGTAAAAAAGATGTGAAAAACTTGAAAGGTGTTAAAAACAATGTTGTAGCCAAAACGataaatttcgatgattatAAACATTTTTTACATGATGCATTTGAAATAACTCGTCGTCAGTCATGCATAAGGTCTAAATTGCATAAGGTATATACTAtaacagaattgaatattgctcTCAGTTCATATGATGATAAGCGATATGTTATAGCTGATTCAAATGATACACTACCTTGGGGACATTATAAAATAACATTATAACGGACAGAAGTTTCACAATAAtagattgaaattattttatgaaaattgatttatttgcatttgttttttttttatattaatattgtagtaAAAACATCTTTTTATGTTTACAAtacattatttttatgtatCCATGAGTTGTGTGAATTATCAAATCCTAACCATTTAACATATACTTTATCATCCCTCTTACGCAATACTTTTTCCACTAAATACCCATCGGGGTTGATAACGCGTTGTAATTCATGTTCATAAAATCCTCCCGCAATAGGTTTTCCACATGAATCTTGTAGCAGATAAGTCACAGGATCAGTTATCTGTACTTTGATTATCTTGAACACTTCAGCTGTCCAATTTGGTGTATATCCGTTGTCGAAAacggttttgtatttgctgatGCGTGCAGAGTCACCAACCTTGAATCTCGATGGAGCAGCAATCTTTATATTGTTATATACTGTGTTCAAAAGCTTATTTGCAATTGTTGGGGTAACATCACATGGCCACATTCCAATAGTTCTATGTTTTCGCATATTGTATTCAGCCACAAGACTTGGTAATGCATCGATCCATCTATATGTTCCATTGAGTGTAAACAGTTTCCACATATGATGTTTTAAAGTACGATTACAACGTTCCACGATGGATGCCTTCATCTCTGAATATGTTGAATagtgattaatattgtttttttaaGAATCTCTGCATTGTAAAATTCTTTTCCCTGATCGGTTTGTAAATTTTTTGGACATCGATCTCGAATTATTTTTGcgaatgctttggctacttcgAAACCATTTTTTGTTATGAGTGGTACAGCACATGCATATTTGCTTAATGCATCTATAACTGTGAGTATGTAATGATAACCTTCATTGAATCGTGAGTATGGAAGCATCTCAACCACATCAGCTTGCCACAGATCATCATTTCCATGTACGATAACACGTCTGCGGGGGAAATTTCTTCGTGCTGACGCATGCAACTCCTTTACAAGCTGTTGCTTTTCGAGGCTATGCTTTTCCTTAGATTTCATTGATTTTTACATTGTTGTTACTGCTGTGGTCTGTTATATAATCTTcctcttgaggatgagggtttaaTACTTGCAATACTTGTCGAGCATCATTTTGTAGTATTATTAAATTGTTCTGAAATGTAGCCAATCTTTGTTCAAATTCCTGCTGTATCTGTTGAACATTATTCTGTATTGTTATCACATTGCTTTGAAATGTGCTCAACTTTTTCTCAAATTCCTGCTGCTAAATCTTTAAGATTGATATGCATTGTTCCAAGTACTGTTTATTGACTGCAACTGTGTTGACCTCTGGCTGTGCAACATTTCGAATTTTGCAGTATTCTGCATCAATGTTGGATCCAATCATGCAGAGCGCATTATCGCGTATATTATTTCGAAACATGCTACTCCATTTATAGTACTCTACAGGTGAGGTTTCATACTTTCTAAGTGATATCCCAAACTTATTGATTGACATTTCGTTGTGAATAAATCAATTAACAGCTTGCAGTTTAATTTATAATGAGACCTGCCTCGCGAAGTTCTTCGATAATCGATAGAAACTCGGTGTCATGTGAATTGTTACCCGCTTGACGCGATGCTTCTAACAAACGCAGGTGATCTACTAATTCACTTGGATCATCCCAATGTATATAATCGAGTTGGTTATTGTTTACTGTCATAGCATTTGGCATCTGCTTGTTAACTGTTATGACATTTGGTGTAGTAAGTTCAAATCCTCTACCTGTTCGGCTCTTAATTGTATGCGCAAGTAAAGGAGCAattatatgtttatatttataacCTTTGTTACCCATTATGGGGCTTTGAGAGTTATGATCACGCTTGGGTGCATTGGTTGCCATCAATATgctcttgtatttttgcttatcagtatcagtgtacactgcatcgtcaggaattctcataaaaattaattcatataaaCCTTGTGTTCTAATGTATTTTTCACCATCTATAAATATATTGTCATCCTTGTCTATATAGAATTGTTTGTCGCCAAGCATTGCATCATTATCTTGGAAATGTACACCATATACATATTCTATGGCCGCATTTTTATCACTAGTTAAAAGTGCACCCATGTATTTGATACCTAATGGGCCAAAATAGCTATGAAGTGTTTCTCGACCTATAGATGTGTGTAGCGGCAGTCTAGCTGATGTTAAAATCGATTCATTAGTAGTTTCAAAAACATCATCATCATCGATAGTCGacggttgcaccaccggatccactgatatagaagaaatcgatgacttggttcgtataaaattttttcgtttcgattgaattggtgtagaggtcatgaatgatttatccgatgaatgtttccgttttatattattcacttttaattgTACAGGTGTTACAGCGTCCATTGCAGAGATATTTTGCACAATCTGTTCATCAGCTTCCATTGTAGAAGTATTTTCCACAATCGGTTTTAAGGGGTCGACATGTGGTTTAAAATATCTGTTCAATGCAGCATCTTCATCCATCTTGCCTGTTTTCAAAGCTCGATATTTTTTGCGAATAGATTCACTTGCGTTAGCAACTTCCTTTGCAATTCTCTGACGGTCCTTAATATCTTGTCTATCAATCATTGTTTGAacagaaacgttcttctcgcaCGGCGCGACAATGAACAATTGATTGTATTATGCTATTGCAAATTCATTAAATCCTCTCCTGTAACAAGAAAGTTCATTAGACATCGAGCTATCCTTATCGATCACAACAGAACCATACTTGTGTTGCAAACAACTACGACACAATGCTTTAAAATCATCAAAAGGCATGTTTTAATTTAGTACCATCCTGTTTAAACAAAATCAACAGATTCGCACTATCGCGTATAGGATGTTTGGGAATTTTTGATTGCGTTTGACAGAGATAGAAACAGTCTAGCTTTGAATGTCTCCCCATTGAAAAATACTCTCTTATCGTATCTTGTTTGTCACATGCTAAGtcatcaaaaatgaaaattgaatttggaagCGATTCCTGTGGCGAAATAACATCGcaattgtttgaaaatttaaaataaccaatttcatctatcgatgccaataaattctccaaatactgatatttcggctgctgcagggactttgaatagacGTAGACATTCTCAAATCGTACACCATAAGGGCTTtttaataaacttattaacacgTTGGACATCCCACAATTGGATGGACCACAAATAATTCCACGTATAGTGTTTGGTAGCATATTACCATGTCCGTATTTCATGTTGTTGCCAATTATTTGAATTCTATTGTCGAAATTTTTTACACGTATAATCATTGCTTGTCTCACGAACCGCATCTTTTCAAGATTCTGCAACATTCGCATCCATGGCGCTCTTATATATACATGCaccaaattaaaatttgttcagTAGTCAAAATGTTTCTCATCATATCAGATGACATCAACATTCATGATTTAACCTCTGAACAGTTGAAATATATaccaaagaatattttattgcacAAGTTTGGTACATATATTGACAATTTCTGGGATAAGCTTCCGGAATATATAAAAGCTGATAAGGAGGTTCAAGAATATCGCCGGTGTTTGAAACACTACAATCGTCCTTGGCAGCAAACACATATTGATGGTCCAGCACCACTGATTAAAAGCTGTAGTGAATGTCTTCGGCAAAAGTAAAAGCTGGTTGTGGGTTTTTGAATCGAGCAATAAACGCTCTTCCCATTGAGTTGCATATGCCTGGATATCAATTTTGTAGCCTAGGAACTCATCTTTCGAAGCGATTATCAAGAGGtgattcaggcatcaatcccttGGATGCTGCATGTCGTGAGCACGATATTGCATATTCGCATAGTAACAATCTAGGTGAGAGACATACAGCTGACGATATACTCGCTGACAAAGCGCAAAAACGTATCACTGCAAAAGATTTGACTCTGAGTGAAAAAGCTGCAGCTGCAGCACTTTGGGCTGCTATGAAAACTAAAATGAAACCTGGAATGGgaatgaaaacaaaaaataagtGCAAATATAAGACTGGAACAAAAAGAAAGCGGATACTTCCAGTTGCAAAACGTGGTTGTATTTTACCTATTTTATCATTGTTACGTGTTCTGGGCTCACTAGTTGGTGGGGCAGCGGAGGTAGCTAAGGAGATAAATGATAAAAAGGCTACGGAAGGCCAACTGGAAGGAATGCAACGTCACAATCGAGCTATGGAAGGGCGAGGAGTTTATCTCGCTCCGTATTGTGCCAATTGTGACAATTGTGCCTACAATTTCTACAAACGGTTGATAGTAAATTTAAACGTTGAATCTTTGTAATCATAATTCAGTATGAATTGGGCTGTTTCTTGAAACATGTCGATAACATTTAGATTAAGTGGTAAGAATAACATTCTGGCGGTAAGCTAATTTCTGCCtgtagatttgagtgatgatacTTATGAGCTTGGTCTAACAGCTTTTgaaacatataatacgataCCAAATGTGAATTCTTTCCATAACACATTTTACTTTGATAAGGATGACAAAGCAATAGTGATTCCCGATGGATCATATCAGTTGTATGCAATAAGAAAGTATCTGAATCGCGCAATTATGCAGACTACTCGTCGTCTAATAATTAtgtaaaaacagatgtatctaaAATGGATATCGACTTTGACATTAATGATGATGATAACAATGTCtatgataatttattaattcGGGCTAATAACAATACCATGAAGAGAGAAATAAAGTGTGCTTATCGAATAAATTTTACCAAACCTAACAACATTGGTTCATTGTTAGAATTCTCATCCACTCGCGCTTTGAAACGGAATCAGTGGCATGAATCGGATAGCCCAATTAATACCATGgatataaacattattcgagtagaatgcaatataactgCTGGCGCATACAACAATGTGCAATGTGCATTGATAAGTGCACACATACGATACATGCATTCTCCCCAAACGTACCACCTGGATATGGAATATCAGAAACGCCTGCTCAAGTCATTTACCTTCCGATCATTGCACGGAATATTACGGATCTATCAATACGCATCATAGATCAGACTGGACGATTAATTGATTTTCATGGAGAAGAAATTACAGTAATGTTACACATACAGCGACGTCGATAATACATGTATTACATGTACTACATGTACGTCAAGAAAACTACCCGAAAACTGGTTCCTTGCACaatgttctggggtaagtgccgtggggtttacatagtcctcttaccaaaaggcatagccttccccacttcGTGGcaagatcctttaggaacaatattcccattcttttgcaatacggtatcggaccgcttgccttctctaaacactcgctcttcttt
The nucleotide sequence above comes from Calliopsis andreniformis isolate RMS-2024a unplaced genomic scaffold, iyCalAndr_principal scaffold0459, whole genome shotgun sequence. Encoded proteins:
- the LOC143187984 gene encoding uncharacterized protein LOC143187984, which encodes MAILDISKTCLYKFHYDYMYPLHQRNCKIMYTDTDSLIYYIQCEDVYEMMKRDIHRFDTSDYPVDNVYGIPLVNKKVPDLTKDENSGSIMTEFIGLRAKMYALKVFGKKDVKNLKGVKNNVVAKTINFDDYKHFLHDAFEITRRQSCIRSKLHKVYTITELNIALSSYDDKRYVIADSNDTLPWGHYKITL